The following coding sequences are from one Salvia hispanica cultivar TCC Black 2014 chromosome 3, UniMelb_Shisp_WGS_1.0, whole genome shotgun sequence window:
- the LOC125211160 gene encoding ureide permease 1-like, which produces MDYLSLPSLESERFIFTQLQMYLVESKGGAIACMLLALSFLGTWPALLTLLERRGRLPQHTYLDYTITNLLAAIIIAFTFGEIGNQKPNFLDQLSQDNWPSVLFAMAGGIVLSLGNLATQYAWAFVGLSVTEVISSSITVVIGTTLNYFLDGKINKAEILFPGVGCFLIAVCFGSAVHSSNAADNKAKLAAAVEKNAHTSIERNKDLENGSNKAKYGTADFLIDLENKRAIKVFGKGTFIGLGITFFAGLCFSLFTPAFNLATNDQWHTLRDGVPHLSVYTAFFYFSSSCFVIAVILNISFLYRPILNLPKSSLRAYVSDWDGRGWALLAGLLCGFGNGLQFMGGQAAGYAAADAVQALPLVSTFWGMILFGEYRRSSRRTYVLLVGMLFMFVVAVAVLMASAGHRK; this is translated from the exons ATG GATTATTTAAGCCTCCCATCTCTTGAATCAGAGAGATTCATATTTACACAGTTGCAAATGTATCTGGTTGAGAGCAAAGGAGGTGCGATAGCTTGCATGCTCCTAGCTCTATCCTTCTTGGGCACATGGCCTGCGTTGTTAACTCTCCTCGAGAGGCGAGGCCGCCTCCCTCAGCACACTTATCTTGATTACACAATCACAAATCTCTTGGCTGCAATCATCATTGCCTTCACATTTGGTGAAATTGGCAACCAAAAGCCAAACTTCCTGGACCAACTATCTCAG GATAATTGGCCTAGTGTGTTGTTTGCAATGGCTGGTGGGATTGTTCTGAGCCTTGGCAATCTGGCAACGCAGTATGCTTGGGCGTTCGTTGGTTTGTCAGTCACCGAGGTTATATCGTCCAGCATAACCGTTGTCATAG GAACGACGTTGAATTATTTCTTGGACGGAAAAATCAACAAGGCTGAGATTCTTTTCCCTGGCGTTGGATGCTTTCTGATTGCTGTTTGTTTTGGCTCTGCTGTTCATTCTTCCAATGCTGCTGATAACAAAGCTAAGCTTGCTGCAGCTGT TGAAAAGAATGCTCATACTTCCATAGAAAGAAACAAGG ATTTGGAGAATGGAAGCAACAAAGCAAAGTATGGCACTGCAGATTTTCTCATAGATCTTGAGAACAAAAGGGCAATCAAG GTTTTTGGGAAGGGAACATTCATAGGTTTGGGAATAACTTTCTTCGCGGGGCTATGCTTCTCCCTCTTCACTCCGGCCTTCAACCTCGCCACAAACGATCAGTGGCATACACTGAGAGACGGCGTCCCCCACCTGAGTGTGTACACTGCATTCTTCTACTTCTCATCATCCTGCTTCGTCATAGCCGTCATCCTCAACATCAGTTTCTTGTACCGCCCCATCTTGAACTTGCCCAAGTCGTCCTTGAGAGCGTATGTTTCTGACTGGGATGGCAGAGGTTGGGCCCTTTTGGCTGGGCTTCTATGCGGATTTGGCAATGGCCTTCAGTTCATGGGAGGCCAGGCTGCTGGTTATGCAGCAGCAGATGCTGTTCAG GCTTTGCCCCTGGTGAGTACGTTCTGGGGTATGATTCTGTTTGGAGAGTACAGAAGATCTTCGAGGAGAACGTATGTGCTTCTCGTTGGCATGTTGTTTATGTTCGTGGTTGCTGTTGCTGTCCTCATGGCGTCGGCAGGTCACCGGAAGTAG